In Hymenobacter gelipurpurascens, one DNA window encodes the following:
- a CDS encoding SulP family inorganic anion transporter, whose protein sequence is MLQVLPYLQQYKVNVKNEILAGLTTALALVPEVVAFALLAHISPLVGIGSAFIICLITSLFGGRPGMISGAAGSVAVVIVSLVVQHGVEYLFAAVALMGILQVAIGVLRFGKFIRLVPQPVVFGFVNGLALIIFMAQLEQFKVHDAGGAEHWLTGTPLLLMLGLVALTMAIVYFMPKLTKAVPASLTAIVVVSALVILGGLETKSVGDIASIAGGLPAFHLPQVPLEWHTLVIVFPYAVIMALVGLTESLLTLTVVDEMTDTRGRSNKDCVAQGLANITSGLFGGMGGCAMIGQTMVNLESRGRGRLSGVVAAVALALFVVAGSSLIEQLPLAALVGVMFMVVIGTFEWASLRILRRMPLTDVLVMALVTLVTAISQNLALAVLLGVVVSALAFAWENAKRIRARTYLDESGAKHYEIYGPLFFGSVQAFTEKFDVQADPAEVVIDFQDSRVADMSGIEALNKLTERYQRLGKTLHLRHLSPDCRQLLHNAAALIEVNIMEDPEYRVATDVS, encoded by the coding sequence ATGCTACAGGTTCTGCCCTATTTACAGCAGTATAAAGTCAACGTCAAAAACGAAATTCTGGCCGGTCTTACCACAGCGCTGGCCCTGGTGCCCGAGGTGGTGGCTTTCGCGCTGCTGGCCCATATCAGCCCATTGGTGGGTATCGGCTCGGCCTTTATCATCTGCCTCATCACCAGCCTGTTTGGCGGACGGCCAGGCATGATTTCGGGCGCGGCCGGCTCGGTAGCCGTGGTAATTGTGAGCCTGGTGGTGCAGCACGGCGTGGAGTACCTGTTTGCGGCAGTGGCCCTGATGGGCATACTTCAGGTGGCTATTGGGGTGTTGCGGTTTGGCAAGTTTATCCGGCTGGTGCCGCAGCCGGTGGTATTTGGCTTCGTGAATGGCTTGGCACTTATCATCTTCATGGCCCAGCTGGAGCAGTTTAAGGTGCACGATGCAGGCGGCGCGGAACACTGGCTCACGGGCACTCCCCTGCTCCTAATGCTAGGCCTGGTGGCGCTTACCATGGCCATTGTGTATTTCATGCCCAAGCTTACGAAAGCGGTGCCAGCTTCCCTCACGGCCATTGTAGTGGTTTCGGCCCTCGTGATTCTGGGCGGGCTGGAAACCAAATCGGTAGGAGATATTGCTTCTATTGCGGGTGGCCTACCGGCCTTCCACCTGCCCCAGGTGCCGCTGGAGTGGCACACGCTGGTTATCGTGTTTCCTTACGCCGTAATTATGGCGCTGGTAGGCCTCACCGAAAGCCTCCTGACGCTTACTGTGGTGGATGAAATGACCGACACGCGCGGCCGCAGCAACAAGGACTGCGTGGCCCAGGGCCTGGCCAACATTACTTCCGGCCTGTTTGGTGGCATGGGCGGCTGTGCCATGATTGGGCAGACGATGGTGAACCTCGAATCTCGGGGGCGCGGGCGGTTGTCGGGTGTGGTGGCGGCCGTGGCGCTGGCCCTGTTTGTGGTAGCGGGCTCTTCCCTCATTGAGCAGCTGCCGCTGGCGGCCTTGGTAGGCGTGATGTTCATGGTCGTTATCGGCACTTTTGAGTGGGCCAGCCTCCGGATTCTGCGGCGCATGCCTCTTACCGATGTGCTGGTCATGGCCCTCGTGACGCTGGTAACGGCTATTTCCCAAAACCTGGCACTGGCGGTACTGCTGGGCGTAGTGGTATCGGCATTGGCCTTTGCCTGGGAAAACGCCAAGCGCATTCGGGCACGCACGTATCTGGATGAGAGTGGGGCCAAGCATTATGAAATCTATGGGCCGCTTTTTTTCGGCTCGGTGCAGGCTTTCACCGAGAAGTTCGATGTGCAGGCCGACCCTGCTGAGGTTGTTATTGATTTCCAGGATAGCCGGGTGGCCGATATGTCGGGCATCGAGGCGCTCAACAAGCTCACGGAGCGCTACCAGCGCCTGGGCAAAACCCTGCACCTGCGCCACCTCAGCCCCGACTGCCGCCAACTGTTGCACAACGCCGCAGCCCTCATCGAGGTCAACATTATGGAAGACCCCGAGTACCGCGTAGCGACCGATGTCAGCTAA
- a CDS encoding class I SAM-dependent methyltransferase — protein sequence MLPSFLEEFFRNPATVGSLVPSSQALTDKVLEPIDFATAHCIVEYGPGTGVFTDVLMRRRKAGTAIVLIEVNRRFYQLLHQRYAGHADVHIVHGSADRTGEYLQKLGLPQPDYVVCGLPFSSLPRRLGWRILEHTKNLLTPSGKLILFQYSLRNKKLFGKFFEQFAETRVLQNVPPAYVLEYRPTV from the coding sequence GCCCTCTTTTCTGGAAGAGTTCTTTCGGAACCCCGCTACCGTTGGCTCTCTGGTGCCCAGTTCTCAGGCTCTGACCGACAAGGTGCTGGAACCCATTGACTTTGCCACTGCCCACTGTATTGTAGAATACGGTCCCGGCACGGGTGTTTTTACCGATGTGCTGATGCGGCGGCGCAAGGCCGGAACTGCCATTGTGCTGATAGAGGTAAACCGGCGTTTCTACCAGCTGCTGCACCAGCGCTACGCCGGCCACGCCGATGTACATATTGTGCACGGCTCGGCCGATAGAACCGGGGAATATCTGCAGAAGCTAGGCCTGCCGCAGCCCGACTATGTAGTGTGTGGGCTGCCGTTTTCGTCGTTGCCGCGGCGTCTGGGCTGGCGGATTTTGGAGCACACCAAGAACTTGCTAACCCCATCGGGCAAGCTGATTTTGTTTCAGTATTCACTCCGCAATAAGAAGCTGTTCGGGAAGTTCTTCGAGCAGTTCGCCGAAACCCGAGTTCTGCAGAACGTGCCTCCGGCTTACGTGCTCGAATACAGGCCTACCGTTTAG